In Arthrobacter sp. StoSoilB5, one genomic interval encodes:
- the serA gene encoding phosphoglycerate dehydrogenase produces the protein MSATKPVVLLAEELSPATVEALGPDFEIRQTDGADRSQLLSAIADVDAILVRSATQVDAEAIAAAKNLKVIARAGVGLDNVDIKSATQAGVMVVNAPTSNIVSAAELTVGHILSLARHIPQASSALKNGEWKRSKYTGIELFEKKIGIIGLGRIGALVAARLQGFDTEILAYDPYITAARAAQLGVKLVTLDELLENADFITIHMPKTPETVGMLGADAFRKMKETAYVVNVARGGLVDEEALYIALKEGQIAGAGVDVFVKEPSTDLPFFELDNVVVTPHLGASTDEAQEKAGVSVAKSVRLALAGELVPDAVNVAGGVIAPDIRPGIPLIEKLGRIFTALTHASLTQIDVEVAGEIAALDVKVLELAALKGVFADVVTEQVSYVNAPVIAEQRGINTRLITTPDAEDYRNVLTIRGALSDGSQISVAGTLTGPKQVEKLVGVNGYDVEIPISEHLVVVAYADRPGVIGTIGHILGMNNINIGGMQVARQTEGGQVLALLTIDSSVPQQVLEAIKAGIGADMVREVDLED, from the coding sequence GTGTCAGCCACCAAACCCGTCGTCCTCCTCGCTGAGGAACTTTCACCCGCCACCGTCGAGGCATTGGGCCCGGACTTTGAAATCCGCCAAACCGACGGCGCCGACCGTTCCCAGCTGCTGTCCGCCATCGCCGACGTCGACGCAATCCTGGTTCGTTCGGCTACCCAGGTTGATGCCGAAGCCATTGCCGCTGCGAAGAACCTCAAGGTCATCGCCCGTGCCGGCGTGGGACTGGACAACGTGGACATCAAGTCCGCAACGCAGGCCGGCGTCATGGTGGTCAACGCCCCAACGTCCAACATCGTTTCAGCGGCCGAGCTTACGGTGGGCCACATCCTGAGCCTCGCCCGCCACATTCCCCAGGCCAGCTCCGCGCTGAAGAACGGTGAGTGGAAGCGTTCCAAGTACACGGGCATCGAACTTTTCGAAAAGAAGATCGGCATCATCGGCCTGGGCCGTATCGGTGCCCTTGTGGCAGCCCGCCTGCAGGGCTTCGACACCGAGATCCTGGCCTACGACCCCTACATTACGGCCGCTCGTGCCGCGCAGCTCGGGGTCAAGCTCGTCACTCTTGATGAACTCCTGGAAAACGCTGACTTCATCACTATCCACATGCCAAAGACCCCCGAGACCGTGGGCATGCTTGGCGCCGACGCCTTCCGCAAGATGAAGGAAACGGCCTACGTCGTCAACGTGGCCCGCGGTGGCCTGGTGGACGAGGAAGCACTCTACATCGCCCTGAAGGAAGGCCAGATTGCCGGTGCCGGCGTGGACGTCTTCGTCAAGGAACCAAGCACGGACCTGCCTTTCTTCGAACTCGACAACGTCGTCGTGACGCCGCACCTCGGAGCATCCACTGACGAGGCCCAGGAAAAGGCCGGCGTCTCGGTGGCCAAGTCCGTTCGGCTTGCCCTGGCTGGCGAGCTCGTCCCGGATGCCGTGAACGTTGCAGGTGGCGTGATCGCCCCGGACATCCGCCCGGGTATTCCGCTGATCGAAAAGCTCGGCCGGATCTTCACGGCGCTGACCCATGCGTCGCTCACCCAGATCGACGTCGAGGTTGCCGGCGAGATTGCCGCACTGGACGTCAAGGTGCTTGAGCTCGCTGCTTTGAAGGGCGTCTTCGCTGATGTCGTCACGGAGCAGGTCTCCTACGTCAACGCCCCGGTCATCGCCGAGCAGCGTGGCATCAATACGCGCCTTATCACCACCCCGGACGCCGAGGACTACCGCAACGTCCTCACGATCCGTGGTGCGCTCAGTGACGGTTCCCAGATTTCCGTTGCGGGTACCCTGACAGGTCCCAAGCAAGTGGAGAAGCTTGTGGGCGTCAACGGTTATGACGTGGAAATCCCCATCAGCGAGCACTTGGTCGTCGTGGCGTACGCAGACCGTCCCGGTGTCATTGGCACCATCGGCCACATCCTGGGCATGAACAACATCAACATCGGTGGCATGCAGGTTGCGCGCCAGACCGAGGGTGGCCAGGTCCTGGCACTCCTGACCATCGACAGCTCCGTTCCGCAGCAGGTACTGGAAGCCATCAAGGCAGGAATTGGCGCCGATATGGTCCGCGAGGTTGACCTGGAGGACTAG
- the ilvC gene encoding ketol-acid reductoisomerase, translating to MTEMFYDDDADLSIIQGRKVAIVGYGSQGHAHALNLRDSGVEVVIALKEGSKSTAKAEDAGFTVKNVADAAEWADVIMILAPDQHQRSIYNDSIKDKLTEGKALAFAHGFNIRFGYIEPPAGVDVILIAPKAPGHTVRREFEAGRGIPDIIAVEQDASGSAWELAKSYAKAIGGTRAGVIKTTFTEETETDLFGEQSVLCGGVSQLVQYGFETLTEAGYQPQIAYFEVLHELKLIVDLMWEGGIAKQRWSVSDTAEYGDYVSGPRVITPEVKENMKAVLADIQSGAFAKRFIEDQDNGAVEFKELRAKAEQHPIEEVGRELRSLFSWQQQDQDYVEGSAAR from the coding sequence GTGACTGAAATGTTCTACGACGACGACGCAGACCTGTCGATCATCCAGGGTCGCAAGGTTGCCATTGTCGGCTACGGTTCCCAGGGCCACGCCCACGCACTGAACCTGCGCGATTCCGGCGTCGAGGTTGTTATCGCGCTGAAGGAAGGGTCGAAGTCGACCGCCAAGGCAGAGGACGCCGGCTTCACGGTCAAGAACGTTGCCGACGCCGCCGAATGGGCCGACGTCATCATGATCCTGGCGCCGGACCAGCACCAGCGCTCCATCTACAACGACTCCATCAAGGACAAGCTGACCGAAGGTAAGGCCCTGGCTTTCGCCCACGGCTTCAACATCCGTTTCGGTTACATCGAGCCCCCTGCCGGCGTCGACGTCATCCTGATCGCTCCGAAGGCTCCGGGCCACACCGTGCGCCGCGAGTTCGAAGCCGGCCGAGGCATCCCGGACATCATCGCCGTTGAGCAGGACGCATCCGGTTCTGCTTGGGAGCTGGCGAAGTCCTACGCCAAGGCCATCGGTGGCACGCGTGCCGGTGTCATCAAGACCACTTTCACCGAAGAAACCGAAACGGATCTCTTCGGCGAGCAGTCCGTCCTCTGTGGCGGTGTTTCCCAGCTGGTGCAGTACGGCTTCGAAACCCTCACTGAAGCCGGCTACCAGCCGCAGATCGCCTACTTCGAGGTCCTTCACGAGCTCAAGCTCATCGTTGACCTCATGTGGGAGGGCGGCATCGCCAAGCAGCGCTGGAGCGTCTCCGATACCGCAGAGTACGGCGACTACGTTTCCGGCCCGCGTGTCATCACCCCCGAGGTGAAGGAAAACATGAAGGCTGTCCTCGCGGACATCCAGAGCGGAGCCTTCGCGAAGCGCTTCATCGAGGACCAGGACAATGGCGCCGTCGAGTTCAAGGAACTGCGCGCCAAGGCTGAGCAGCACCCGATCGAAGAAGTTGGCCGCGAGCTGCGTTCCCTGTTCTCCTGGCAGCAGCAGGACCAGGACTACGTCGAAGGTTCCGCAGCCCGCTGA
- the ilvN gene encoding acetolactate synthase small subunit — translation MSRHTLSVLVEDKPGVLTRVASLFARRAFNINSLAVGPTEVPGMSRMTVVVDADGDLIEQVTKQLNKLINVIKIVELTSESSVQRDHILVKVRADAATRLQVTQAADLFRAAVVDVSTDSLVIEATGTPEKLAALLSVLEPFGIREIVQSGTLAVGRGSRSMSDRALRSA, via the coding sequence ATGAGCCGCCACACACTGTCCGTTCTGGTCGAAGACAAGCCCGGCGTGCTGACCCGCGTAGCCAGCCTCTTCGCCCGGCGCGCATTCAACATCAACTCCCTGGCTGTGGGGCCCACCGAGGTTCCCGGCATGTCCCGCATGACGGTTGTCGTCGATGCCGACGGCGACCTCATCGAGCAGGTCACCAAGCAGCTCAACAAGTTGATCAACGTGATCAAGATTGTTGAGCTGACTTCCGAATCTTCCGTACAACGCGACCACATCCTGGTCAAGGTACGTGCGGATGCCGCGACACGCCTGCAGGTAACCCAAGCTGCAGACCTGTTCCGTGCCGCCGTCGTCGACGTCTCTACAGACTCGTTGGTGATCGAGGCAACCGGTACCCCCGAGAAGCTTGCTGCACTGCTCTCAGTGCTCGAGCCGTTCGGCATCCGTGAAATCGTGCAGTCCGGCACCCTGGCCGTTGGACGGGGATCCCGCTCCATGAGTGACAGGGCGCTCCGCTCCGCGTAG
- a CDS encoding acetolactate synthase large subunit, whose translation MSKGSPISPSLMAAKSAGAPKAPEKVDRTAEAVVVDTAAPLSPVLGPNNVVPPTVMTGSQAIVRSLEELGVDDIFGLPGGAILPTYDPLMASSMNHILVRHEQGAGHAAQGYAMVTGRVGVCIATSGPGATNLVTAIMDAHMDSVPMVAITGQVASGVIGTDAFQEADIVGITMPITKHSFLVTDPNDIPHVMAEAFHLASTGRPGPVLVDIAKDAQVGQMTFSWPPKVDLPGYRPVVRGHSKQVREAAKLIAASSKPVLYVGGGVVKGHASAELMELALATGAPVVTTLMARGAFPDSHPLHVGMPGMHGSVSAVTALQQADLLITLGARFDDRVTGVLKTFAPFAKVIHADIDPAEISKNRTADVPIVGSVKEIIPELTEAVKTQFEQSGAPDLDAWWAFLGNLRDTYPLGWTEPEDGLSAPQRVIKRIGELTGPEGIYVAGVGQHQMWAAQFIKYERPHAWLNSGGAGTMGYSVPAAMGAKVGEPDRVVWAIDGDGCFQMTNQELATCAINNIPIKVAIINNSSLGMVRQWQTLFYEGRYSNTDLNTGHDTVRIPDFVKLADAYGCAALRCERDEDIDATIQKALEINDRPVVIDFVVSPNSMVWPMVPAGVSNDQIQVARNMTPEWEEED comes from the coding sequence ATGAGCAAAGGATCGCCGATCAGCCCCTCGCTGATGGCTGCAAAGTCCGCTGGAGCCCCAAAGGCTCCGGAAAAGGTCGACCGTACGGCTGAAGCCGTCGTCGTCGACACTGCTGCACCTCTCTCTCCTGTACTTGGGCCGAACAACGTTGTACCCCCAACGGTGATGACCGGCTCGCAAGCAATTGTCCGTTCGCTCGAAGAACTCGGCGTGGACGATATTTTCGGTTTGCCCGGTGGCGCGATCCTGCCCACCTACGACCCCTTGATGGCCTCCAGCATGAATCACATCCTGGTCCGTCACGAACAGGGAGCCGGCCACGCCGCGCAAGGCTACGCCATGGTTACCGGACGGGTTGGCGTTTGCATCGCCACCTCGGGACCCGGTGCCACCAACCTCGTTACCGCCATCATGGATGCCCACATGGACTCCGTGCCGATGGTGGCCATTACCGGCCAGGTCGCCAGTGGCGTCATTGGTACGGACGCATTCCAGGAAGCGGACATCGTGGGCATCACGATGCCCATCACCAAGCACTCCTTCCTGGTGACCGACCCCAATGACATCCCGCATGTCATGGCAGAAGCTTTCCATCTTGCTTCCACCGGCCGTCCAGGACCCGTCCTCGTGGACATTGCCAAGGATGCCCAGGTTGGCCAGATGACCTTCTCTTGGCCTCCGAAGGTGGACTTGCCGGGCTACCGTCCCGTGGTCCGTGGCCATAGCAAGCAAGTCCGCGAAGCCGCAAAGTTGATCGCTGCCTCCAGCAAGCCCGTTCTCTACGTGGGTGGCGGTGTGGTCAAGGGACACGCCTCTGCAGAACTCATGGAACTGGCGCTGGCAACCGGAGCGCCGGTAGTCACTACCCTGATGGCCCGCGGGGCCTTCCCTGACTCGCATCCACTCCATGTTGGAATGCCGGGCATGCACGGTTCAGTATCCGCAGTCACCGCCCTGCAGCAGGCAGACCTCCTCATCACCCTCGGTGCCCGGTTCGATGACCGCGTCACGGGTGTGTTGAAGACGTTCGCTCCTTTCGCCAAGGTGATCCACGCAGACATCGATCCCGCGGAAATCTCCAAGAACCGGACTGCCGATGTCCCCATTGTTGGTTCAGTGAAGGAGATCATTCCTGAACTGACCGAGGCCGTTAAGACGCAGTTTGAGCAAAGCGGCGCACCCGACCTTGACGCCTGGTGGGCGTTCCTGGGCAACCTGCGGGACACCTACCCCTTGGGCTGGACTGAGCCCGAGGACGGATTGTCGGCCCCGCAGCGCGTCATCAAGCGCATTGGCGAGCTCACAGGTCCGGAAGGTATCTACGTGGCCGGAGTGGGCCAGCACCAGATGTGGGCTGCGCAGTTCATCAAGTACGAGCGCCCCCACGCCTGGCTGAACTCCGGGGGAGCCGGAACCATGGGATACTCGGTTCCTGCAGCGATGGGTGCCAAGGTTGGCGAACCGGACCGCGTGGTCTGGGCCATTGACGGCGACGGCTGCTTCCAGATGACCAATCAGGAACTGGCAACGTGCGCCATCAACAACATCCCCATCAAGGTTGCCATCATCAACAACTCCTCGCTGGGCATGGTCCGCCAATGGCAGACACTGTTCTACGAAGGCCGCTACTCGAACACTGACCTGAACACTGGCCATGACACCGTCCGCATTCCGGACTTCGTGAAGCTGGCGGACGCCTACGGTTGTGCCGCATTGCGTTGCGAGCGGGACGAAGACATCGATGCCACCATCCAGAAGGCGCTTGAAATCAACGACCGCCCCGTGGTGATCGATTTCGTTGTCAGCCCCAACTCAATGGTGTGGCCGATGGTCCCCGCAGGTGTCAGCAATGACCAGATCCAGGTTGCCCGCAACATGACCCCGGAATGGGAAGAGGAGGACTAG
- the ilvD gene encoding dihydroxy-acid dehydratase, with protein MSDATQIATDTKPDIKPRSRVVTDGIHAAPARGMFRAVGMGDDDFAKPQIGVASSWNEITPCNLSLNRLAQGAKEGVHAGGGFPMQFGTISVSDGISMGHEGMHFSLVSREVIADSVETVMQAERIDGSVLLAGCDKSLPGMLMAAARLDLASVFLYAGSIMPGWVKLEDGSEKEVTLIDAFEAVGACAAGKMSREDLDRIEKAICPGEGACGGMYTANTMACIGEALGMSLPGSAAPPSADRRRDEFARKSGEAVVNLLRLGITARDIMTKKAFENAIAVTMAFGGSTNAVLHLLAIAREAEVELTLDDFNRIGDKIPHLGDLKPFGRYVMTDVDRIGGVPVIMKALLDAGLLHGDCLTVTGKTLAENLASINPPDLDGKILRALDNPIHKTGGITILHGTMAPEGAVVKSAGFDADVFEGTARVFEREQGALNALDNGEIHKGDVVVIRYEGPKGGPGMREMLAITGAIKGAGLGKDVLLLTDGRFSGGTTGLCIGHVAPEAVDGGPIAFVQDGDRIRVDIAARSFDLLVDESELEARKVGWEPLPAKFTKGVLAKYAKLVHSASTGAYCG; from the coding sequence ATGAGCGACGCCACCCAAATTGCGACAGATACCAAACCGGACATCAAGCCCCGCAGCAGGGTCGTAACCGACGGAATTCACGCCGCGCCCGCGCGTGGTATGTTCCGTGCCGTTGGGATGGGGGATGACGATTTCGCCAAACCGCAAATTGGTGTAGCCAGTTCCTGGAACGAAATTACGCCTTGCAACCTCTCCCTCAACCGTCTTGCCCAGGGTGCCAAGGAAGGCGTCCACGCAGGCGGTGGATTCCCCATGCAGTTCGGCACCATCTCCGTCTCGGATGGTATTTCCATGGGCCACGAGGGCATGCACTTCTCCTTGGTCTCACGTGAAGTCATTGCTGACTCCGTGGAGACCGTCATGCAGGCCGAGCGCATCGATGGTTCTGTCCTCCTGGCTGGTTGCGACAAATCCCTCCCCGGAATGCTGATGGCTGCCGCCCGGCTGGACCTCGCCAGCGTCTTCCTCTACGCGGGCTCGATCATGCCCGGCTGGGTCAAGCTTGAGGACGGCTCCGAGAAGGAAGTCACCCTGATCGATGCCTTCGAGGCTGTTGGTGCCTGCGCCGCAGGCAAGATGAGCCGCGAAGACCTTGACCGTATCGAAAAGGCAATTTGCCCGGGCGAAGGCGCTTGCGGCGGTATGTACACTGCGAACACCATGGCCTGCATTGGCGAGGCGCTGGGCATGTCCCTTCCGGGTTCAGCCGCCCCACCCTCGGCCGACCGCCGTCGTGATGAGTTTGCACGCAAGTCCGGCGAAGCGGTGGTAAACCTGCTCCGCCTGGGCATCACCGCCCGCGACATCATGACGAAGAAGGCTTTCGAGAATGCCATCGCCGTCACCATGGCCTTCGGTGGTTCCACCAACGCGGTGCTGCACCTGTTGGCTATCGCGCGCGAGGCCGAGGTGGAACTGACGCTGGACGATTTCAACCGTATCGGTGACAAGATCCCGCACCTTGGCGACCTCAAGCCGTTCGGCCGCTACGTCATGACTGACGTGGACAGGATCGGTGGCGTTCCGGTCATCATGAAGGCACTGCTCGACGCCGGTCTGCTGCACGGTGACTGCCTCACCGTCACCGGCAAGACGCTTGCGGAGAACCTCGCCTCGATCAACCCGCCGGACCTCGACGGCAAGATTCTCCGGGCACTGGACAACCCCATCCACAAGACTGGTGGCATCACCATCCTTCACGGCACCATGGCTCCGGAAGGGGCCGTGGTGAAGAGCGCCGGCTTCGACGCGGATGTCTTTGAGGGCACAGCCCGCGTCTTCGAGCGCGAGCAAGGGGCCCTGAATGCACTCGACAATGGCGAGATCCACAAGGGCGACGTCGTGGTCATCCGCTATGAAGGACCAAAGGGCGGTCCGGGCATGCGCGAAATGCTCGCGATTACCGGTGCCATCAAGGGCGCAGGCCTGGGCAAGGATGTGCTGCTTCTGACTGATGGGCGCTTCTCCGGCGGTACCACCGGTTTGTGCATCGGCCACGTTGCGCCTGAAGCGGTCGACGGCGGTCCCATCGCCTTCGTCCAGGACGGCGACCGCATTCGTGTGGACATCGCGGCACGTTCGTTCGACCTCCTGGTGGACGAATCTGAGCTTGAAGCCCGCAAGGTCGGCTGGGAGCCGCTGCCGGCAAAGTTCACCAAGGGGGTCCTGGCCAAGTACGCAAAGTTGGTCCACAGCGCCTCGACCGGCGCTTACTGCGGGTGA
- a CDS encoding PQQ-dependent sugar dehydrogenase, which yields MPVRAVALLLPVFLLAACTGSPSSPGPAATPDGPISSSVSVSPGTGTGSASAPAVPGKLDVQQKLDVGLQLPWSVVFLPDGTAVISERDSAQVKSIRDGRATTMGEVAGVEPGGEGGLLGLALSPGFTTDRWLYAYFTSATDNRIARMRLSEEPGGKLILGGPEVVFSGISKASTHNGGRIRFGPDGFLYVGTGDSQRREQPQDTNALGGKILRLTPEGRPAPGNPFGDNPVYSYGHRNVQGLAWDSEGRLWASEFGPDVDDELNLITPGGNYGWPTVTGAPGRNGLIDAKVVWPSTADASPSGLEIADGMAYTGALRGQRLWAVPLNGDKAGTPVAYFTGEYGRLRDVARAPDGTLWVLSNNRNPDFALILRPHP from the coding sequence ATGCCGGTTCGTGCCGTAGCGCTTCTACTGCCGGTATTTCTTCTGGCAGCTTGCACGGGTAGTCCGTCATCACCCGGGCCGGCAGCCACGCCTGATGGCCCCATCAGTTCCAGCGTCTCCGTATCGCCGGGGACTGGGACCGGATCGGCGTCGGCGCCAGCTGTTCCAGGAAAACTGGACGTACAGCAAAAGCTCGACGTCGGTCTACAGCTGCCGTGGTCCGTCGTCTTCCTGCCGGACGGCACAGCGGTGATATCCGAACGTGATTCGGCCCAGGTCAAGAGCATTCGTGATGGCCGGGCTACAACCATGGGCGAGGTTGCCGGCGTCGAACCTGGTGGTGAAGGCGGGCTGCTGGGCCTTGCACTGTCTCCTGGGTTCACCACCGACCGTTGGCTCTACGCCTATTTCACGTCAGCCACCGACAACCGGATCGCCAGAATGCGCTTGTCGGAAGAGCCAGGAGGCAAGTTGATCCTGGGCGGCCCTGAAGTGGTCTTTTCCGGAATATCGAAGGCTTCAACCCACAACGGCGGGCGGATCCGCTTCGGCCCTGACGGGTTCCTTTACGTAGGCACCGGCGATTCGCAGCGACGGGAACAACCCCAGGATACGAACGCCTTGGGCGGGAAGATCCTCCGCCTAACTCCCGAAGGACGCCCCGCTCCGGGCAACCCGTTCGGCGACAACCCCGTCTATAGCTATGGACACCGGAACGTTCAGGGTTTGGCATGGGACAGTGAAGGGAGGTTGTGGGCCAGCGAGTTTGGTCCGGACGTGGACGACGAATTGAACCTGATCACCCCTGGCGGTAACTACGGTTGGCCCACCGTGACAGGCGCCCCGGGCCGGAACGGCCTCATTGACGCCAAAGTTGTGTGGCCTTCAACCGCTGACGCGTCGCCCAGCGGATTGGAAATTGCCGACGGCATGGCCTACACCGGAGCCCTTCGTGGCCAACGGCTTTGGGCCGTGCCGCTCAACGGCGACAAAGCCGGTACACCTGTGGCTTACTTCACAGGCGAGTACGGCCGGCTGAGGGACGTCGCCAGGGCTCCTGATGGGACGTTGTGGGTCCTCAGCAACAACAGAAACCCTGATTTTGCGCTGATTTTGCGGCCCCACCCGTGA
- a CDS encoding MarR family transcriptional regulator — protein sequence MERWPTTRLLSTAARLVEISWNEKLKNIGLTHAGVIAMEVLAAKGPITQAALAEVARVKAQTMGTTLARLELHGHVSRQRSDSDRRSHVVTLTDAGSAALAEAVRLEQDVLAPVEVDTARLREELRTVVRGLAGIPALDRPAGDSNPPA from the coding sequence ATGGAGAGATGGCCCACCACGCGATTGCTATCAACGGCAGCGCGACTCGTGGAAATCTCGTGGAATGAAAAATTGAAGAACATCGGACTGACGCATGCCGGCGTTATCGCCATGGAAGTCCTTGCTGCGAAGGGGCCCATCACGCAGGCGGCGTTGGCTGAAGTTGCAAGGGTCAAGGCGCAGACCATGGGCACCACACTTGCAAGGCTTGAACTGCATGGACACGTGAGCCGTCAGCGAAGCGATTCGGATCGTCGCAGCCACGTTGTGACGCTTACAGACGCAGGCTCCGCAGCTTTGGCCGAAGCGGTGCGACTTGAGCAGGACGTGCTCGCACCGGTTGAGGTAGATACCGCCCGGCTGCGGGAGGAACTTAGGACCGTGGTACGGGGACTTGCCGGGATACCCGCGCTTGACCGCCCGGCAGGGGACTCCAACCCTCCGGCCTGA
- the bcp gene encoding thioredoxin-dependent thiol peroxidase, with the protein MAERLIPGDVAPDFTLRDQDGNDVNLSDFRGRKTIVYFYPAASTPGCTKEACDFRDSLASLQAAGYEVVGVSPDSIKALAKFAGEEQLTFPVLSDEDHSVADAYGAWGEKKNYGRTYMGLIRSTIVVDPDGKVHLAQYNVRATGHVAKLRRDLKLDK; encoded by the coding sequence ATGGCAGAACGTCTTATTCCGGGTGATGTAGCTCCGGACTTCACACTTCGGGACCAAGATGGCAACGACGTCAATCTTTCGGACTTCCGTGGACGAAAGACCATTGTCTACTTTTATCCAGCAGCATCTACGCCAGGCTGCACCAAGGAAGCGTGTGATTTCCGGGACAGCCTCGCGTCCCTCCAGGCTGCAGGCTACGAAGTAGTGGGAGTTTCTCCCGATTCCATCAAGGCACTGGCCAAGTTCGCGGGCGAAGAACAACTGACATTCCCCGTGCTCTCGGACGAAGACCACTCGGTAGCCGACGCCTACGGCGCCTGGGGCGAGAAAAAGAATTACGGCCGCACCTACATGGGCCTGATCCGTTCCACGATCGTGGTGGATCCGGACGGAAAGGTCCACTTGGCCCAATACAACGTCCGGGCAACAGGCCACGTCGCCAAGCTCCGCCGCGACCTCAAACTGGACAAGTAG
- a CDS encoding ABC transporter substrate-binding protein, with product MASSKIRRLGKMFTAVAVTLGLASCTGTPGPAASSSASSTAVAEPTATFNFGTASMPLGLDPAMTADSESYRITRQVLEGLVGVDGTTGQTTPLLATEWKDSNNGLSYDFKLREKVTFHDGTPFDAAAVCANFNRWFTFPADLRKQAPGISFQSVFKAYSDEPVFSIFKDCKVLSASNVQINLTRPFTGFLQALTLPAFAMSSPTALEGQKANVLDKVQNGQAVSAYASHPVGTGPYVFSTWDEHKITLATYKGYWGNRGQIGTINFVPYDHAETRQQALLDGKIDAYDLVTSGTFDQLVKKGVQIIQRDPFSVMYLGMNQAVAPLDKLEVRQAIEMAIDKESLIRRFFIDNTAQASQFVPPKLSGFNNNAPSLGYNPEKAKELLEKAGYKGEELKFYYPRNATRAYMPTPEKIYAEISRELVAVGINIKPVPVDWEDGYLQKVQSPGDHALHLLGWNGSYADADNFLGPLFGEARGEFGYTDSEVFHKIERARALPNGDERNTQYQSINAEIAASVPAVPIAFPISALALSDKVESYPASPVLNEVFTNVRLKP from the coding sequence GTGGCAAGCAGCAAGATACGGCGGCTGGGAAAAATGTTCACGGCAGTCGCCGTGACCCTGGGCCTGGCATCGTGTACCGGAACGCCGGGCCCTGCAGCGTCCTCATCAGCAAGCAGCACGGCGGTTGCGGAGCCGACGGCCACCTTCAACTTCGGCACGGCGTCCATGCCGTTGGGGCTCGACCCTGCGATGACAGCGGATTCTGAGTCATACCGCATCACTCGTCAGGTCCTTGAGGGGCTGGTGGGCGTGGACGGCACAACCGGTCAAACCACTCCACTGCTCGCCACGGAATGGAAAGACAGCAACAACGGGCTGAGTTACGACTTCAAGCTCCGTGAAAAAGTGACCTTCCATGATGGAACGCCGTTCGATGCTGCCGCCGTCTGCGCCAACTTCAACCGCTGGTTTACCTTTCCCGCGGACCTGAGGAAACAAGCGCCGGGGATCTCTTTCCAAAGCGTCTTCAAGGCGTATTCGGACGAGCCGGTGTTTTCGATTTTCAAGGACTGCAAGGTGCTTTCCGCCAGCAACGTCCAGATCAACCTCACCCGACCCTTCACGGGCTTCCTGCAGGCGCTGACGCTCCCCGCCTTTGCGATGTCCTCCCCCACGGCTTTGGAAGGACAGAAGGCCAACGTCCTGGACAAGGTGCAGAATGGCCAGGCGGTCTCGGCCTACGCCAGCCATCCAGTGGGGACAGGTCCTTACGTTTTCAGCACCTGGGACGAACACAAGATAACGTTGGCCACCTATAAGGGCTACTGGGGCAATAGGGGCCAAATCGGCACCATCAACTTCGTCCCTTACGACCACGCTGAAACGCGGCAGCAAGCGCTCCTGGACGGCAAGATCGACGCCTACGATCTTGTGACTTCCGGCACCTTTGACCAACTCGTAAAAAAGGGCGTCCAGATCATCCAGCGTGACCCGTTCTCCGTGATGTACCTGGGCATGAACCAAGCGGTGGCACCCTTGGACAAGTTGGAGGTCCGCCAAGCTATCGAGATGGCAATCGACAAGGAATCACTGATCCGCAGGTTCTTCATCGACAACACGGCGCAAGCTTCACAATTTGTTCCCCCGAAGCTCAGTGGTTTCAACAACAATGCTCCTTCCTTGGGTTACAACCCGGAGAAGGCGAAGGAGCTTCTGGAGAAGGCCGGCTACAAGGGCGAGGAACTGAAGTTCTACTATCCGCGGAACGCCACCCGGGCGTATATGCCCACGCCGGAGAAGATCTACGCCGAGATCAGTCGCGAGCTCGTTGCTGTAGGCATCAACATCAAGCCGGTCCCCGTGGATTGGGAGGACGGCTATCTGCAAAAGGTACAGTCCCCTGGCGACCACGCGCTTCACCTGCTCGGCTGGAATGGCTCCTACGCGGATGCTGACAACTTCCTGGGGCCCCTTTTCGGAGAGGCCAGGGGTGAGTTCGGCTATACGGATTCGGAAGTCTTCCATAAGATCGAGCGGGCCCGCGCCCTGCCCAATGGTGATGAACGGAATACCCAGTACCAGTCCATCAATGCCGAGATCGCGGCGTCGGTGCCCGCCGTGCCGATAGCCTTCCCTATCTCTGCCTTGGCCCTGTCCGACAAGGTGGAAAGCTACCCCGCTTCACCAGTCCTCAACGAAGTTTTCACAAACGTCCGCCTAAAGCCTTGA